The proteins below come from a single Anguilla rostrata isolate EN2019 chromosome 3, ASM1855537v3, whole genome shotgun sequence genomic window:
- the LOC135250499 gene encoding 5-hydroxytryptamine receptor 1F-like, whose amino-acid sequence MDLSNLTVTDNPLDTGGKSTSGNILLTLTLSVLAVMTTGINSLVISAIVVTRKLHHPANYLICSLAVTDLLVAILVMPFSIVYISKETWIMGRVVCHIWLGVDVTCCTCSILHLAAIAVDRYRAITDAVEYSRKRTSRRAAVMIAAVWLISVLISLPPLVWRSRDGEYECIIRHHQVAFTIYSTFGAFYIPLGLILILYYKIYRAAKTLYHRRGTSRLTKQETNGTTLPICPDREQQSPDTVSPMDKSFSEHSTEGDRPRGTIKSLPSESRRERSFKGPWISVPREKRAATMLGLILGAFVICWLPFFLKEVIVNVCASCGVSGATADFLTWLGYLNSLINPLIYTIFNEDFKKAFKKLVKCRHYL is encoded by the coding sequence ATGGATTTATCTAACCTCACTGTTACGGATAATCCCCTGGATACAGGGGGTAAGAGCACTTCAGGCAATATTCTCCTCACCCTGACTCTGTCCGTGTTGGCGGTAATGACCACCGGCATCAACTCTCTGGTTATTTCCGCCATTGTCGTCACCCGGAAGCTTCACCATCCCGCCAACTACCTGATCTGCTCACTGGCAGTCACCGACCTCCTGGTGGCAATCTTGGTGATGCCCTTCAGCATCGTCTACATCTCCAAGGAGACCTGGATCATGGGGCGGGTGGTGTGCCACATCTGGCTGGGTGTGGACGTCACCTGTTGCACCTGCTCCATCCTGCACCTGGCAGCCATTGCCGTGGACCGCTACCGGGCCATCACGGACGCGGTGGAGTACTCGCGTAAGCGCACATCCCGCCGGGCTGCCGTCATGATCGCGGCCGTTTGGCTCATCTCTGTCCTCATCTCGCTGCCCCCGCTGGTGTGGAGGAGCAGGGACGGGGAGTACGAGTGCATCATCCGGCACCACCAGGTGGCCTTCACCATCTACTCCACCTTCGGCGCGTTCTACATCCCGCTGggcctcatcctcatcctctaCTACAAGATCTACCGCGCTGCTAAGACGCTCTACCACCGGAGGGGGACCAGCCGGCTTACCAAGCAAGAGACGAACGGGACCACCCTGCCCATCTGCCCGGACCGAGAACAGCAGAGCCCGGACACTGTTAGCCCAATGGATAAGTCCTTCTCCGAGCACTCGACTGAAGGGGATCGTCCCCGTGGCACCATAAAGAGCTTGCCCAGCGAGTCCCGCCGGGAGAGGTCCTTCAAGGGCCCATGGATCTCCGTCCCCAGGGAGAAGCGGGCGGCGACCATGCTGGGGCTCATTCTGGGGGCCTTTGTGATCTGCTGGCTGCCCTTCTTCCTCAAAGAGGTGATTGTCAACGTCTGTGCTTCCTGTGGCGTCTCCGGGGCGACGGCCGACTTCCTGACCTGGCTTGGGTACCTCAACTCCCTGATCAACCCCCTCATTTACACCATCTTCAACGAAGATTTCAAAAAGGCCTTCAAGAAACTGGTCAAGTGCAGGCATTACCTTTGA